One Candidatus Brocadiaceae bacterium genomic window, CGTATGCGCGCGCGCTCCCAAGGAAGAGCGAGATGCAGTCGTGCACGCGGGGGATGACCAGCGGCACCCCGCGCGCGATCAGCCCGGCCGTCCCGCGCCCACAGAGCCCGTAGCCCAGGCAGACGGCATCGCAGCCGCCGCGCGCGGCGCGGTCGATCGCCTCCTGCGCCTGCAGCCGCAGCCGGTCGGGCGCCGCGTGCAGCCCCGCGTCGAGCAGGACCAGCTTGATGTCGTGGGGCGAACGTGCGGCGACGGCGTGCAGTTCGTCCTCGAGGACGCCGCACGCGATGACCTGCAACCGGAGGGGTTTCATCATTGTGGAAATGCATTCACGAAGAGTGGAAGAGCATCTGCAGAGGTCCATAATATGCCCGATTCCCGCGCTCGACAAGGCGAGACGCAAGATGGGAGAATCTCGTGGAACTTCCGTTGTCCAAACGACGTCGAATGCCGTAGATTGACCATCAGCCGTTGCGCGCCGCTGCGCGCATCCGCCGGGGAACACTCGCATGAGGAGTCGCCGATGCGTCGCCGGATACCGCCGAAGGGGATCGCCGTCGCCGGACTGCTCGCCGTCGTCGCCCTGACCTGCCTGCACGCCGCCCCGGCCGCGCCGCCGTCCATGGCCGACGCCGACCGGCTGTTCGAGCAGAAGAACTACGCGGAGGCGGCCGACGCCTACGGCGCACTCGTGGCGGCCGGGGGCGCCGACTGGCATCTGGCCGCCGAGCGGGTCATCATGAGCCGGCTGCGGCTGCAGTCGTACGACGAAGCGATCACAGCCGCCGAGGACTACGTGGTGCGCACGGCGGGCATGCGCCTGGAGCCGCACGCTGAGCGCCTGGCCGGCCACCTCTACATGCTCCTCCCCCACTGGGGCACGCGCGCGGGCGGGGAGTTCTACCGCGGCGAGCACCGCCAGGGCACCTTCCTCCAGAGCCATCAGCACGACAAGCGCCTCGCCGTCGCGCACATGGAACGGGCGCGCGATCTGTATGCGCAGCATGACGACGGGACCGACCCGGCCTGGCGCGAGGAGCGGATCGAGTGCCTCTTCGATCTGGTCAGCCTGCTCTCGCAGTTCTCGATCTACGACGACCAGCCGCAGTACTGGCATCGCTGGTGGGGCGAACGCGACGGCTTCCTGGCCGTGACGGCCGGGGAAGACGATTTCGATGAGGGCTACAGTTACGGGGACATGCACCGGAAGCGCCCGATCGGGCTCCGGATCGGGCCGGACGGCGAGCCGGTCTTCCCTTCCCTGCCCAAGGACTACACCGACCAGACGCCGGCCGACCAGAAGATGCTCTACCTCCTGGACGAGGTGCGCAGGCTCGACCGGACGGAGGAGCGCAAGCACACGGCGCTGAGCTACTACCGGCAGGCCATGCTGGCCCGGAAGCGGTTCGGCATGGACCGTCTCAGGAGTTACGCCAGCCCTTACTACTCCGCCACCGGTTCGGCGCGCAGCTCCGGCCAGCCGCTCAACTCCGGCCAGCCGCTTCAGGAGGAACTGGATTCGTTCAATCCGTGGGAACTGGAGGACGGCGAGGCCCTGGTGCTGGCCGGCGGGCGCATCTGCAAGGTCGAGCTGCCGCCCGCGTTCGACGTGTTGGGACTGCTGCGCACGGTGGCGGGCGACTACGCCGCCGGTGGCGTCGCCCCCGAGGCGCGCTACGCGATCGGGCTCTACTGCCAGAGCCGCCAGCAGTACACGCAGGCGCTGGCCGAGTACGAGGCGCTGCGCGAGGCGTTCCCGGAGAGTCCGTGGGCCGGTCACGCGGCCGATCAGGCCGCGGAGATCCGGTCGCCGCAGGTGCAGTTGAGCGACAACGGAGTCCAGGCGCCCGGCCGGCCGGCCGAGCTGCAGATCAGCTACCGCAACCTGGACCGCATTCACTTCATCGCGCGCCGCTTCGACCTGCCGGCGATGCTCCGGGAGATCCGCGAGGAGGCCCGCAAGGAGACGGACGATGCTCAGCGCCACGTGTGGCTGCACTGGCAGTGGTCCCACTACCTCGTGCGTGAGCGCGGGACCGACTGGGCCAGCGGCCTGGTGGCCAGGCACCTCGGCCCGGAGGTGGCCCGATGGGCCGACACCGTGCCGAACGACGGCACGCACCGCTACGCGCAGGCGACGCTTCGGTCGCCTCTGACGGAACGCGGCGCCTATGTCGTGTACGCCTTCACCGAGGAGCCGTCGACCGCCGCGGGCGCCGGGCGCTCCACCGAGGCCCTCGGGCGGGGACAGAGCCGCGCCGTCGTCGTGCTGAACGACCTGGCCCTCGTTGAGAAGAAGACGGACAAGGGCACACTCTGCTACGCGGCCGACGCCGTCACCGGCGCACCGGTCGCGGGTGCGGCGATGAACGCACTGGAGACCTGGACCACCTACGATCCGAAGACGCGCAGGCAGACGTGGCATACGGCGACCACGGATCTGACAACCGACGAGCACGGCATGGCCGTGCTGCCGCGCCAGCCCGGCCGGGGCGGCGAGGTGTACTGGCTGGCCACGACCCCGGGCGATCGCTTCGCGTGGTCCGGCATGAGATTCTCGCGCAGCGGCATCGGTTCGATCATGCGCGAGGGGATGTTCGTCTACCTCGTCACCGATCGGCCTGTCTACCGCCCGGGGCAGACGGTGCGCTTCAAGGTCTGGGTCCGAGACGTGCGGAACGGCGTTCCTGAGAACATGCCGCAGACCGCCCTTCGCGTCGCACTGTACGACCCGCGCGGCGACGAGGTCCTTGCAGTCGACAAGCGCACCGACGACTTCGGCGGACTGGACGGCGAGTTCACTCTGGACGCGGAGGCGACGCTGGGCGTCTACACCCTGAATGTCCCCGACACGCGGCTCTACGGGGGGCCGCACTTCCGCGTCGAAGAGTACAAGAAGCCGGAATTCGAGGTGACCGTCGAGCCGAGCGAGACGCACACAAAGCTCGGGGAGCCCCTTCAGGCGGTCGTCAAGGCCAGTTACTACTTCGGTGCGCCCGTGACCGACGCCACTGTCAGCTACCGGGTGTTCCGCGAGGAGTACCGTCACAGCTACTACTTCCCCGGCCGCTGGGACTGGCTCTACGGACCGGGCTACGGCCAGGCGTGGTACGCGCACGACTGGTTCCCCTGGTGGGGCGCCCTGCGCTCCTGCTGGAGCCCGCCGTCCTGGTGGTGGGGATACTCCCACTATCAGCCGGTCCGCGAACTGGTCAAGGAGGGCGAATCGCCGATCGCCGAGGACGGGCGGCTCGTCATCGACATCGACACGGCACCCGCGCTGCGCGACCACCCGGACCGCGACCACCGCTACGTCGTCCAGGCGGACGTGCGCGACGCCAGCCGGCGCGTCATCAGCGGCGAAGGCGACGTGAAGGTCACCCGCCAGGCCTACTACGCCATGATCCAGTCCGACCGCGGCTACTACCGGCCCGGTGAGGAGATGGTGATCCGCGTGCGCTGCCTGACGCCGGACGACCGGCCCGTGCAGGCCGAGGGCCTGCTGACCGTCTCCCGCGTCGTCTTCGGAGGCCCCGACAACGGCCACATCGCGGAGGAGGAGCTGGACCGCTGGACGGCCTCCACCGACGGACAGGGCGAGCTGAGCTTCCGCCTTCGCCACGAGCGGAGCGACCAGCTCAAGATCGCCTTCGCGGCACCCGACGAGTGGGGCGGCACGGTGACCGGCTACGGCCTGGTGTGGGTCTGCGGCCGCGACTTCGACGGCCGCCTCTACCGCTTCAACGACCTGGAACTCATCACGGACAAGCGCACCTACGAGCCGGGCGACGTCTGCCGCCTGATGATCAACACCCGCCGGCCGGACAGCTACGTGCTGTTCGCCGACGCCGTCGACAAAGGCTCCCTGCTCAGCTACCGCCTGCTGCACCTGCCGGCCGGCCACACCGTCGTCGACGTGCCGATCAAGGAAGCCCACCGCCCCAACACCTTCGTTGAGGCGTGCCTGGTGAGCGACCTGCGCGTGCACCAGCAGGCGGAGCGTATCTGCGTGCCGCCGCAGGATGCGGTTCTGAACATCGAGGTCCACACCGACAAACCCCGCTACGCCCCCGGCGAGGACGCGCGGGTTCGCGTGCGCGCGGTCGGCCCCGACGGCGAGCCGGCGGACGTCCAGATGGTCCTGAGCGCCTTCGACCGCTCGGTGCTCGCCATCCAGCCGGAATACGCGCCCGTCATCAGCACGTTCTTCCACGGACAGGTGCGCAGCCACACGTCTCTGATGAGGACGAACCTTCTGGAACGGTTCGGGGCCTGGGGTTACGTGCTCCGTCCGTTCGAGAGTCTGAACCCCCTGCCGCCCGCCTGGCAGGGCACATGGAGCCCGCAGGTCGAGGGCTGGGCCTGGCTGACCGACGCCGAGTTCCGGAATCTGGCCGGCGGCGGGGGTATCGCCTATTCCCGGGCCATGTTGGGAGGCGGTGGCGGCATGCCCAAGGCGCTGGCGGCGGAGGCGGCGGACATGGCCGAGGGTGCGCCCATGGCCGCGGCCCCCGCGCCCGGCGCGGCGGACGGGGGCGCGGCGGAGGACGCGGCGTTCGTCGCCCCCCAGGTGCGCGAGGCCTTCGCCGACACGGCCTTCTGGACCCCCTCCCTCCTGACCGGCCCGGATGGTGAAGCCGAGGTCACGTTCGCGATGCCTGAGAACCTTACGACCTGGAAGGTCAACGCCTGGGCCGTGGGACGGGATCCCCGCGTCGGCCAGGCGTCCACGGAGGCCGTGACGACCAAGGACCTGATCGTACGGCTGCAGGCGCCGCGCTTCTTCCTGGAGTACGACGAGGTCGTCCTGAGCGCAAACGTCCACAACTACCTCGATTCCGCCAAGACGGCCCGTGTCAGCCTGGAGGTGCCGCCCGAGCACCTGGCGCTGATGGACGGCAGCCCGGCCACCGTGGACGTCGAGGTGGCGGCCGCCGGCGAGCGCCGCGTCGACTGGCGCGTGCGCGTCGTTGCGGAGGGCACGGCGGCCGTCACAGTCAAGGCGCTCACGGACGAGGAGTCCGACGCCATGCGCATGACCTTCCCGGTGCTTGTGCACGGCATGACGAAGCAGGAGTCCTGGTGCGGCTCGATGCGGCCGGCCGAGGACGCCGCCGAGCACGTGATCGAGTTCACGGTGCCCGAGCAGCGCCGCCCCGAGCTGACCCGGCTCGAAGTCCAGTTCGCACCCAGCCTCGTCGGCGCCATGCTGGACGCCCTCCCCTACTGCCTCGATTACCCCTACGGCTGCACCGAGCAGACGGTCAGCCGCTTCCTTCCGGCCGTGCTCACCCTCAAGACCCTCCAGAACATGGGCATCCGCCTGGAGGACGTCCGCGGGATCCGCGGCCGCATGGCCGAGGTGCGCCGGATCGAGGAAGGGGAGAACATCCGCATCTATGCCGACAGCCCCATCTTCGACTCTGAGGAACTGCAGCGCCTGATCGCCGCCGGCCTCAAGCGCATCGCCGAGATGCAGCACGCCGACGGCGGCTGGGGCTGGTGGACGCAGGGCGAATCCAGCCCGTACCTCACGAGCTACGTCCTCCAGGCGCTCGTCGGCGCGCAGGAGTGCGACGTCGCCGTCGACCAGAACATGATCGACCGCGGCATGGAGTTCCTGCGCCAGTGGGAGATCGACCAAATGCAGCGCACGGACTGGACGGCCGGCGAGGTGCATGCGTTCGCAGCCTACGTCCTGTCCCTGAAGGGGCTGAAGGCCCAGGACGAGAAGGCGGGCGACTGCGTCGAGCGCCTCTTCGAGGGCCGCGACCGGCTGAACCTGTACGGCAAGGCCCTGCTGAGCCTGACGCTCGCAAACCTGAACGACACCGAGCGGGCCCGCCTCGTCCTGCGCAACATCCTGCAGTACGTGGAGCAGAACGAGGGGACGCAGATCGCGTGGTTCCGCACGCCTACCCAGGGCTGGTGGTACTGGTGGAACTCGGACATCGAGACCAACGCCTGGTGCCTGCGCGCGCTCGTGCGGCTGGAGCCGGAGAGCGAGATCGCGCCGCGGCTGGTGAAATGGCTCCTGGAGAACCGCCGCAACGGCTACTACTGGCGCTCGACGCGCGACACGGCGCTCTGCGTGGGGGCCATGAGCGACTTCGTTGCGGCCACGGGCGAAGGCCGCCCCGACTGCACGGTGGCCCTGAGCCTGGACCAGGGCGCGGTCGTCAAGAGCGTGAAGATCGACCGGGACAACTTCTTCACCTACGACAACTCGTTCGTGGTGGAGGGCCACGCGTTGGCCGGCGGCCCCCACACCCTGCGGGTCAGCAAGGACGGCCCCGGGGCGCTCTACTACTCCGTGCGCCTGAGCTACTTCACGAAGGAGGAGCACATCACGGCCTCGGGCCTGGAACTGAAGATCGACCGCACCCACTACCTCCTGCGCCGCATGCCGTACGAGGTCGAGGTGGAGGGCGCCGAGGGCCAGCAGCTCTCCGAGCGACGCCTGCGCTACGAGCGCGTGCCGCTCCGAAACGGCGACCGCATCGAGAGCGGCGACCTGGTGCAGGTCGAACTCCGGGTGACCGCGGACAACGACTACACCTACCTCATGTTCGAGGACATGAAGCCGGCCGGCTGCGAACCCGTGGAACTGCGCAGCGGCGGACAGCGCCAGGAGGGTTTCCACACCTACATGGAGCTGCGGGACGAGAAGGTGGCGTTCTTCGCCGAGACGATCGGCCGCGGCGAACACCTGCTGCGCTACCGGCTGCGCGCGGAGATCCCGGGCGTCTTCCACGCCCTGCCGGCCGTCGTGCAGGGGATGTACGCACCCGAACTGCGCGGAAACAGCGACGAGGCCGTCCTCCGCGTCGAGGACCGGTGAGGCGCGCCGGGCGCGACGCCGCCGGGCCAGCCTGTCATGCTGCGGCGCCGCTCGGACGCCGAAGCATCTCGCCGTCACTGGCCGTGCCCCGCCTCGGACGTCGAGGTTCTTCGCCCGCCCTGCGGCGGGCTCAGAGTGACAATGGGAGGCCGTCGGAGGGGCACGCGCCGTCGTGCCCGCCCGTGTGCCCCAAGCTGGGTGGTCCGCCCGTGCCAGCGCCCGGCGGCGCTCATCGGCCCGCGTCGTCCGCACCCGGGGCGTGCAGCATGCGCCACAGGATGTGGGCCTCGGCCTCGGCGGCGGTAACCGGTTCGCCGCCCTCCACCAGGGGCTCCAGCAGCAGCCGGGCCCGCGCCTGGCCCATCGGCCCCTGCCCCGCGTGCCAGCGGGCCACGGCAGCGGTCCGGACGGCCGCGTAGTATCGGCGCAGGAACCGGGCGGTCGCGTCCTGGGGGTTGACTGCCAGCGCCCGGTCGAACAGCGCCATCGCCCGCGCGAAGGCGTCGTCGAAGTCCTGCAGATACTCCATCATCAGCCCCTCCGCCACGGCCTGGGTCAGCACCGTCGTGCCCTCCACCCACCGTTCGAGCGACTCGCGGGTGGCCGCCTCGCGCCCCGCCGGCACACTGTACAGGAGGTCCCAGGGCGAACGCCGCATCCCCGCGAGCAGGAACAGCGCCCGCACGTGCGAGTTCATGGGGTAGGAGCGGCTGCAGTGGAACTCCACAATCGGGATGTCGTCGGTGTTCAGGGGCCCCTGGCCGACCGCGCGGCGCAGGTCGTCGCCTTCGCCGCAGAAGGCACTCAGGAAGTCGCAGGCGTCCACGACGCCGTTGGCCGCCAGGCGCTCCTTGACGGCGGGCCGGTCGAGGCGGCGCTCCAGCTCGGCGAAGTCGATGCGCAGGGGGCCTTCGGTGCCGATCAGGATGCAGAAGTCGGCGGTGTACTTGAACCAGACGCTCGCGTGCGGGAACTCGACCAGGAAGGACCGGATCAGCATCCGGAAGTCCTCCTCCGGCATGCTGTGGAGCGGCAGCCACTGGCAGATGATGCCGCCCGGCGCCAGGATGCGCTTGCACTGGCGGTAGAAGTCCACGCCGTAGAACCCGGCGTTCCCGGCGTTGAGCCCCGGGTGGATGATGCCGGCCTGCACGACGTCGTAGCGCTCACGCGTGCCCAGCACGTAGTTGCGCCCGTCGTCGATGCGCAGGTGCACGCGGGGGTCCGAGAGCACGTCGCCGTTGTACTTCTTGAACCAACCGCTCACGCGCCGCACGCCCGGGCTCAGTTCCACCACGTCGACCTCGACCCCGTGGGCGACGGCGGCCTGCGACGTGAAGCCGATGCCGAACCCGATCAGCAGCGCACGCTGCGGGGCCGGATGCAGCAGCAGCGGCACGTGGGCGATCATCTCGTGGCTGGGCCGGTCGTGCCGCGTGGTGCGCGCGACGCCCGTCTCGTTCACATACAGATCGAGCGCGAACCCGGCGGTCTCCAGCACGCTGACGGTCGACTCGACGTCCTCGTGATAGTCGAGCACGCGCACCATGTCGCGGTTGCGCGTCGCCCCCGTGGCGTGGATCAGCTCCAGGCGCGGCATCAGCAGCAGCGCCGGGGCGGCCACGACCAGGGCGGCGGAGAGGAGGAACGCCGGCCGCCGCCGCGCGACGCGCTGCCCCGCCGGCCGCGCCGCCAGCATCCAGGCACCCAGCGCCAGGTTGACGACGGCCGTGACGATGATGGAGCGCTGGATACCGAGAACGGGAATCATGATGAAGCCGCCGACGAAGGCGCCGAAGATCGACCCCACCGTGTCCAGGCAGCCGATCACACCCATGCGGCGGCCCAGCCGCTTCAGTGCGGGCACGTAGATGCGCGAGACCACCGGCATCGTGGCGCCCATCAGGGTGGTCGGGATCAGGATGACGACCATCGAGATGACGAACTGCCCGCCCGCCACCGCGCCCCATCCGTACAGGCGCAGGGCGCCCTCCATCGTGCCGTAGAACCGCATGAGCCATGGCAGCAGGGGGATCGTCACGAGCGCCGACAGGCCGATGCCGACCTCGATGGCCGCCAGCAGGCGGTAGGGGTCCGTGCGGTCCACCAGGCCGCGCACCAGGAACGCCCCCAGTGAGAGGCCCACAAGGAAGGTCGCCGTGATGGTCGTGATGGCGTAGGTGTTGGTGGCCACGAAGAAGATGAGCAGGCGCGTCCACGCCATCTGGTAGGCCAGGGAGGTGAAGCCCTCGATGCCGAAGACCCACAGCGCCACCTTCACCGCGCGCGGCACGCCGCCCGGCGCCGAATCGGCGGCGGCCGGCGCCGCATCGGCCGCCGCCGGCGCCGCATCGGACGCCGCCGGCTCGGGGCCGCCCATGAGCCGGTCCAGCAGCATGGCCCCGGCCCCGACGGACACGTTCAGCGCGGCGGCCAGGAGGAGCGTATGCGCCTGGCCCAGGAACTCCAGGAACACGTAGCCCGCCAGGACGCAGCCGACGACCGCCCCGAGGTTGTTGACCGAGTAGAGCCCCGCCACCTCGCCGCCCAGCCGCCGGCGGTGCCGGACGTAGGCCCGGGCCAGCACCGGCAGGGTGCCGCCCATCAGGGCGGTCGGGATGAGCAGCATGGCGAAGGACAGGGCGAACCGCACGAGGCTCATCACGTAGTGGTTGGCCCCGAAGGCGCCGTAGAACGCCACGTACAGGGGCGTGGCGGCGTCGGCCAGCAGCGGGAAGCACGCGCCGAAGACGCCGATGCCCACCTCCAGCAGCGCGAAGAGCCGCAGGGGGCGGTCCCATCGGTCGGCCAGGCGCCCGATATAGAGGCTGCCGAGGGCCAGCCCCGCCATGAAGGCCGTCACCACGGCGCTGTTGGCGTAGATGGTGACGCCGAAGACGAGG contains:
- a CDS encoding fused MFS/spermidine synthase — its product is MSVPDVPTGGPWRRAAPLALLLLFFLSGAAALIYQIVWARQLALVFGVTIYANSAVVTAFMAGLALGSLYIGRLADRWDRPLRLFALLEVGIGVFGACFPLLADAATPLYVAFYGAFGANHYVMSLVRFALSFAMLLIPTALMGGTLPVLARAYVRHRRRLGGEVAGLYSVNNLGAVVGCVLAGYVFLEFLGQAHTLLLAAALNVSVGAGAMLLDRLMGGPEPAASDAAPAAADAAPAAADSAPGGVPRAVKVALWVFGIEGFTSLAYQMAWTRLLIFFVATNTYAITTITATFLVGLSLGAFLVRGLVDRTDPYRLLAAIEVGIGLSALVTIPLLPWLMRFYGTMEGALRLYGWGAVAGGQFVISMVVILIPTTLMGATMPVVSRIYVPALKRLGRRMGVIGCLDTVGSIFGAFVGGFIMIPVLGIQRSIIVTAVVNLALGAWMLAARPAGQRVARRRPAFLLSAALVVAAPALLLMPRLELIHATGATRNRDMVRVLDYHEDVESTVSVLETAGFALDLYVNETGVARTTRHDRPSHEMIAHVPLLLHPAPQRALLIGFGIGFTSQAAVAHGVEVDVVELSPGVRRVSGWFKKYNGDVLSDPRVHLRIDDGRNYVLGTRERYDVVQAGIIHPGLNAGNAGFYGVDFYRQCKRILAPGGIICQWLPLHSMPEEDFRMLIRSFLVEFPHASVWFKYTADFCILIGTEGPLRIDFAELERRLDRPAVKERLAANGVVDACDFLSAFCGEGDDLRRAVGQGPLNTDDIPIVEFHCSRSYPMNSHVRALFLLAGMRRSPWDLLYSVPAGREAATRESLERWVEGTTVLTQAVAEGLMMEYLQDFDDAFARAMALFDRALAVNPQDATARFLRRYYAAVRTAAVARWHAGQGPMGQARARLLLEPLVEGGEPVTAAEAEAHILWRMLHAPGADDAGR